The following proteins are encoded in a genomic region of Helicobacter macacae MIT 99-5501:
- a CDS encoding prepilin peptidase, translated as MESFYVILGGGLVFLLVYYLTKQMFARQMFDNSLDEYIYESANTSKSIQKSNKKYHARSYANTCAKSRTNSLIDFFTNSRIKSKNKKYKKFFKSPSKISKILITFLSKNHRRFFLAFFAGCLFVVFGKLDFYPYIFSYKEIFDSYLFYLQDFVPYRYEIFGSGFGNIGFSEWQSGFGDDLIRILAFVYVCALFGFMFVLCAFDCKYLAVLDWHNVVFLAFCLCKVFFMSHSFYGLFYDFVQVLLHALCAAGLLSLALLLGKVLLRGKEILGEGDIIFCAGFGGLFGFTFLIGSIFWGCVLASVAFICAKISLGLIAKNYPKHTKSKKSAKSKSDFLGALGLHKFLDSKKSLEFFSRIPLIPFVVLGGIAKGIYLAM; from the coding sequence GTGGAGAGTTTTTATGTGATTTTGGGTGGCGGGCTTGTATTTTTGCTTGTGTATTATCTCACAAAACAAATGTTTGCAAGACAAATGTTTGATAACTCGCTAGATGAGTATATATATGAGAGTGCAAATACTTCAAAATCTATCCAAAAATCTAACAAAAAATACCACGCAAGAAGTTATGCAAACACTTGCGCAAAATCTCGCACAAATTCTCTCATAGATTTTTTCACAAACTCTCGCATAAAATCCAAAAACAAAAAATATAAAAAATTTTTCAAATCCCCTAGCAAAATCTCAAAAATCTTAATAACTTTTTTGTCTAAAAATCATCGCCGTTTTTTCTTGGCATTTTTTGCAGGGTGTTTGTTTGTGGTGTTTGGCAAGTTGGATTTTTATCCCTATATTTTTTCTTACAAAGAGATTTTTGATTCTTATTTGTTTTATTTGCAAGATTTTGTGCCATATCGTTATGAGATTTTTGGCAGTGGTTTTGGTAATATTGGTTTTAGCGAGTGGCAAAGTGGCTTTGGCGATGATTTGATTAGGATTCTAGCTTTTGTGTATGTTTGTGCGTTGTTCGGGTTTATGTTTGTGCTTTGTGCTTTTGATTGCAAGTATTTAGCTGTGCTTGATTGGCACAATGTCGTGTTTTTGGCATTTTGTCTTTGCAAAGTGTTTTTTATGTCGCATAGTTTTTATGGCTTGTTTTATGACTTTGTCCAAGTGCTACTTCACGCGCTGTGTGCTGCTGGGCTACTATCTCTTGCATTATTACTTGGCAAAGTCCTTTTAAGGGGCAAAGAGATTTTGGGCGAGGGGGATATTATTTTTTGCGCTGGCTTTGGTGGGTTATTTGGATTTACATTTTTGATTGGTAGTATTTTTTGGGGCTGTGTGTTGGCTAGCGTTGCATTTATTTGTGCTAAGATTTCACTTGGACTAATCGCTAAAAACTACCCAAAACACACAAAATCCAAAAAATCAGCAAAATCAAAAAGCGATTTTTTAGGCGCACTTGGCCTGCATAAGTTTTTGGATTCTAAAAAATCTTTGGAGTTTTTTAGCCGCATACCGCTTATCCCTTTTGTCGTGCTAGGCGGCATAGCAAAAGGTATCTATCTAGCAATGTAA
- a CDS encoding protein-L-isoaspartate(D-aspartate) O-methyltransferase — protein MCDDIAKAFASQNLELESWVREALMSVNRIDFVSDFSHLAYELNPLPIQGAQFISSPLTVAKMTQYLGQGDSVLEVGLGSGYQAMVLAKAGFRRVFSIERIERLLLQAREKIRASGVLNINTKFGDGQSGWAEYAPYDRILLSACLEDSVPSALIKQLEEGGILLAPMLEERTTPSGKVEQRQVIKRFLKNSGRLVDEEVLEDCLFVPIVKGTMQ, from the coding sequence ATGTGTGATGACATTGCAAAAGCGTTTGCTTCTCAAAATCTAGAGCTAGAATCGTGGGTAAGAGAAGCCCTAATGAGTGTCAATAGAATTGATTTTGTGAGTGATTTTAGCCATTTGGCTTATGAGCTAAATCCTTTGCCAATACAAGGAGCGCAGTTTATCAGCTCGCCTCTCACAGTGGCAAAAATGACGCAATATCTAGGGCAGGGCGATAGCGTGCTAGAAGTGGGACTAGGCAGTGGCTATCAAGCTATGGTGCTTGCAAAGGCCGGATTTCGCCGTGTTTTTAGCATAGAGCGGATTGAGAGGCTTTTGCTCCAAGCACGAGAAAAAATTCGCGCAAGTGGGGTGCTAAATATCAACACGAAGTTTGGCGATGGGCAAAGTGGCTGGGCAGAGTATGCGCCTTATGATAGGATTTTACTCTCTGCGTGCTTAGAGGATAGCGTCCCTAGCGCGCTTATCAAGCAGCTAGAGGAGGGGGGAATCCTGCTAGCACCTATGCTTGAAGAGCGCACCACACCAAGTGGCAAAGTGGAGCAAAGGCAAGTCATCAAGCGATTTTTGAAAAATAGTGGTAGGCTTGTAGATGAGGAGGTGCTAGAAGATTGTCTTTTTGTGCCGATTGTAAAAGGGACGATGCAATAG
- a CDS encoding carbon-nitrogen hydrolase family protein: MTSKKIYSLQIKTKQDFSQNLQAILEVAKSSDEDSVILTPELALSGFCYQKMDKADEFSKIATQELLEASLGGRTIITTMIEKKNHKFYNNLKVFCNGELIHKQAKHELFLLGDEHLHFASGGLNEMIPFKIGNITCGALICFELRFIDLWKRLSGVEVIFVPAQWGKARKEHFETLCKALAIANQCFVIASGGANLQMAKSSAIITPYGKVYADDEAQVISHTIELDEVEKMRKYINIRLTQ, translated from the coding sequence ATGACTTCTAAGAAAATCTATTCGTTGCAAATCAAAACAAAGCAGGATTTTAGTCAAAATCTACAAGCAATCTTGGAGGTGGCAAAATCTAGTGATGAGGATAGCGTGATACTCACGCCCGAGCTTGCACTAAGTGGGTTTTGCTACCAAAAAATGGACAAAGCAGATGAGTTTAGCAAGATTGCTACTCAAGAGCTACTAGAAGCAAGTCTAGGCGGACGCACGATAATCACTACGATGATAGAAAAGAAAAACCACAAGTTTTATAACAACCTAAAAGTCTTTTGTAATGGCGAGCTTATCCACAAGCAAGCAAAGCACGAGCTATTTTTGCTAGGCGATGAGCATCTGCATTTTGCAAGTGGTGGGCTAAATGAGATGATTCCATTTAAAATCGGCAATATCACTTGTGGTGCGCTTATCTGCTTTGAGCTACGCTTCATTGACTTATGGAAGCGGCTAAGTGGGGTTGAAGTGATTTTTGTGCCAGCTCAATGGGGCAAAGCTAGAAAAGAGCATTTTGAGACGCTTTGCAAAGCCCTAGCCATAGCCAATCAATGCTTTGTCATAGCAAGTGGTGGCGCAAACTTGCAAATGGCAAAATCTAGTGCGATTATCACGCCCTATGGCAAAGTCTATGCCGATGATGAAGCTCAAGTCATCAGCCACACAATCGAGCTAGATGAGGTCGAAAAAATGCGAAAATACATAAATATAAGGCTTACGCAGTGA
- a CDS encoding ribonucleotide-diphosphate reductase subunit beta, which translates to MTSNDTFKTGDTIVKRKKIYNPNSTEKSVNERRIFGGDPTSIFDLNKIKYQWAYNLWKTMLANTWFPEEVNMNPDKKDYESTLTPQEKIGYDRALAQLIFMDSLQTNNLIDNVNPYITSPEINLILVRQAYEEALHSQSYAVMVESISANTDEIYDMWRVDMQLRSKNDYIAQVYMELASNPTERNVLKAMFANQILEGIYFYSGFCYFYTLARSGKMLGSSQMIRFIQRDEVTHLYLFQQLINSLRKERADLFTPSLEEEVIEMFKKAVEIESAWGDYITQGQILGLTSDIISQYIKSLADERLAKVGFKPIYNATNPIKWVDNFAKFNDQKTNFFEAKVTNYQKGSVKFDDF; encoded by the coding sequence ATGACAAGCAACGACACATTTAAAACAGGCGATACCATAGTCAAACGCAAAAAAATCTACAACCCAAATTCCACCGAAAAAAGCGTAAATGAAAGACGGATTTTTGGAGGTGACCCTACGAGTATTTTTGATTTAAACAAAATCAAATATCAATGGGCATATAATCTATGGAAAACAATGCTTGCAAACACTTGGTTTCCTGAAGAAGTAAATATGAATCCCGATAAAAAAGATTATGAAAGCACGCTTACTCCACAAGAAAAAATCGGCTATGATAGGGCGTTGGCACAACTTATCTTTATGGATTCTTTGCAGACAAACAACCTAATCGACAATGTAAATCCCTACATAACAAGCCCTGAAATCAATCTAATCTTGGTGCGCCAAGCTTATGAGGAGGCTTTGCACTCTCAAAGCTATGCTGTAATGGTAGAGTCTATCAGCGCAAACACCGATGAAATCTATGATATGTGGCGAGTGGATATGCAGCTAAGAAGCAAAAACGACTATATCGCTCAAGTGTATATGGAGCTAGCAAGCAACCCCACAGAGCGAAATGTCCTAAAAGCAATGTTTGCCAATCAGATTTTGGAGGGGATTTATTTTTATAGCGGATTTTGCTATTTTTATACGCTTGCAAGAAGTGGCAAAATGCTAGGAAGCTCGCAGATGATTCGATTTATACAGCGAGATGAGGTTACGCATTTGTATTTGTTTCAGCAGCTTATCAATTCTTTGAGAAAAGAAAGGGCGGATTTGTTTACCCCTAGTCTAGAAGAAGAAGTCATTGAAATGTTTAAAAAAGCCGTAGAGATAGAATCTGCTTGGGGGGATTATATCACTCAAGGGCAGATTTTGGGGCTTACAAGTGATATTATCTCACAATACATAAAATCCCTCGCAGATGAGCGACTAGCAAAAGTTGGGTTTAAGCCAATCTATAATGCTACAAATCCTATCAAGTGGGTTGATAATTTTGCAAAATTTAACGACCAAAAAACAAACTTCTTTGAAGCAAAGGTAACCAACTATCAAAAAGGGAGTGTGAAATTTGATGACTTCTAA
- the rpmE gene encoding 50S ribosomal protein L31, which yields MKKGIHPEYVPCKVTCVTSGKQIEVLSTKPEIRIDISSFCHPFYTGSDKIADTTGRVEKFRQKYNMK from the coding sequence ATGAAAAAAGGAATCCACCCAGAATATGTCCCTTGCAAAGTTACTTGCGTAACAAGTGGTAAACAAATCGAAGTGCTAAGCACCAAACCAGAAATCCGCATAGATATTTCTAGCTTTTGCCACCCATTCTACACAGGAAGCGACAAAATCGCTGACACCACAGGACGAGTAGAAAAATTCCGCCAAAAATACAATATGAAATAG
- the rsmI gene encoding 16S rRNA (cytidine(1402)-2'-O)-methyltransferase: protein MLTLIPTPLGNLKDITIRALEHLATAKVVLCEDTRVAKSLFKNLFDRFENNFERKFTDNLAGKCDSPKTPLDSTKNPKTLNPKSKQFISLHSHNEQDFLSTIAPDFFSQEVIYISDAGMPSICDPGALIVKYAQKHNLPYNVLVGGCALSAAFCFSGFASQGFVFGGFLPHKNKERVAKLQECAISSLPTIWYESPHRILDSLCDIDRHLPDTHIFAIKEISKLHQRHFSGKANEILSALSPSNAGKKNSNDDSKILQGEWVLILEPSSAKLPCLTLYENDIISLEIPPKAKAKLLSTLTGKDAKTIYASLTKT from the coding sequence GTGCTTACGCTTATCCCCACTCCGCTAGGCAATCTAAAAGACATAACCATTAGGGCTTTGGAGCACCTAGCCACAGCCAAAGTCGTGCTATGTGAGGATACGCGTGTAGCCAAAAGCCTTTTTAAAAATCTATTTGATAGATTTGAAAATAACTTTGAGCGTAAATTCACAGACAATCTTGCAGGCAAATGCGATTCTCCAAAAACTCCACTAGATTCCACCAAAAATCCAAAAACTCTAAATCCAAAATCTAAGCAATTTATCTCCTTGCATTCTCACAATGAGCAAGATTTCCTATCCACTATTGCGCCTGATTTTTTCTCCCAAGAAGTCATCTACATAAGCGATGCAGGTATGCCAAGTATTTGCGACCCGGGCGCACTAATTGTCAAATACGCACAAAAGCACAATCTCCCTTATAATGTGCTTGTGGGTGGCTGTGCGCTAAGTGCTGCATTTTGCTTTAGTGGATTTGCCTCTCAAGGCTTTGTATTTGGTGGATTTTTGCCACACAAAAACAAGGAGCGCGTAGCCAAACTCCAAGAATGCGCCATATCAAGCCTCCCTACGATTTGGTATGAAAGCCCTCACAGAATCCTAGATTCCCTGTGCGACATTGATAGACACCTGCCAGATACTCACATTTTTGCCATAAAAGAGATTAGTAAACTTCATCAGCGACACTTTAGTGGCAAAGCAAACGAGATTTTATCCGCACTTAGCCCAAGCAATGCGGGCAAAAAAAATAGCAATGATGATAGCAAAATCTTGCAAGGCGAATGGGTGCTTATCCTAGAGCCTAGCAGTGCTAAACTCCCTTGCCTTACACTATATGAGAACGACATTATCTCCCTAGAGATTCCCCCCAAAGCAAAAGCTAAGCTACTATCAACACTCACGGGCAAAGATGCAAAAACCATTTATGCCTCCCTCACAAAAACCTAG
- the rlmB gene encoding 23S rRNA (guanosine(2251)-2'-O)-methyltransferase RlmB — MPTKNPRYKHPQTDSKTSKKPQDSSQNLLQNHSQNPPKTSHKALQNLLQNFSQNNSQDSLIIYGKQILLSIITHHSDKIEQIYLSKDIDKATFAYLKSANKPIIKIDNKKAQALARGGNHQGFLASISPLTPLSLKEIKQYDKIIVLCGLNDMGNIGGIFRSAYCLGVDAIILADSFSDFATKLTAKSAQKFATITRSSVGAAFDMPFCIVPSALEIISELKEAGFMLLGTAPQGENIKDFRESKNYQKNKWALFLGSEENGLCAKITKKFDKILSVKMHRDFNSLNVSVAAGIVMSYLLN; from the coding sequence ATGCCAACTAAAAACCCACGCTACAAGCACCCTCAAACTGATTCTAAGACTTCCAAAAAACCGCAAGATTCCTCACAAAATCTTTTGCAAAATCACTCACAAAACCCACCCAAAACTTCGCACAAAGCCCTGCAAAACCTCCTGCAAAATTTCTCGCAAAACAACTCGCAAGATTCCCTAATCATCTATGGCAAGCAGATTTTACTCTCCATCATCACTCATCACAGCGACAAAATAGAACAAATCTACCTCTCAAAAGACATAGACAAAGCTACCTTTGCCTATCTAAAATCAGCCAACAAACCCATAATAAAAATCGACAACAAAAAAGCCCAAGCCCTCGCACGCGGTGGGAATCATCAAGGATTTTTAGCTTCTATTTCGCCCCTCACACCTCTAAGCCTAAAAGAAATAAAACAATATGACAAAATCATCGTGCTTTGCGGGCTAAATGATATGGGAAACATCGGCGGGATTTTTCGTAGCGCGTATTGCTTAGGAGTAGATGCAATCATTTTGGCAGATTCATTTAGTGATTTTGCTACCAAACTCACTGCCAAATCCGCACAAAAATTTGCAACCATTACACGCTCCTCGGTAGGTGCGGCGTTTGATATGCCTTTTTGCATTGTCCCTAGTGCGCTAGAAATCATTAGCGAGCTAAAAGAAGCGGGATTTATGTTACTTGGCACAGCACCACAAGGCGAAAATATCAAAGATTTTAGAGAATCCAAAAACTACCAAAAAAATAAATGGGCATTATTTTTAGGCAGTGAAGAGAATGGATTATGCGCAAAAATAACAAAAAAATTTGATAAAATTCTAAGCGTAAAAATGCACCGCGATTTTAACTCGCTCAATGTAAGCGTAGCAGCGGGGATTGTTATGTCATATCTATTAAATTAA
- the dnaB gene encoding replicative DNA helicase, with translation MPTNPTPQIISIESTLIASILFDSETFSEIADVLSGNDFLHTSHRKIFDVCKSLHSQGIPITPEFVLSRLEGAYFVSQAEFSEIIATSPIANIQGYIAEIKDASIKRQLNKFAMLIADKTGDSALKGIEILDEIEKGIYDISSQGAETSFRGSKEVVEHTINLIKERKERGNTVLVGLNTGFARLNHFTAGFKKGELIVLGARPSMGKTALCLAFVQSVLNSGKGAAIFSLEMPAEQLMFRMFASLSNITLQDLIIGKMNDNEMSEFTRIAQSVSQKPLYIDDSSDLSIAQLRSKLRKLKSQDDSVSFAVIDYLQLMRGSGTRRGDGARQEEISEISRGLKTLARDLEIPILALSQLNRSLESRDDKRPMLSDLRESGAIEQDADIILFLYREFVYVDRALRAKIAKARQEGKKDDEVRKLEQERKEKREENVIETAEIIIAKNRNGEIDEVKVQFNAPFVRFEDRASERETSYQPTNTKMDLPDSPDSIDVVQI, from the coding sequence ATGCCTACAAACCCCACTCCCCAAATCATCAGTATTGAAAGCACACTTATCGCTAGCATTCTCTTTGATAGTGAGACATTTAGCGAGATAGCAGATGTGCTAAGTGGTAATGATTTTTTGCACACTTCGCATAGAAAGATTTTTGATGTGTGTAAAAGTCTGCATTCTCAAGGGATTCCTATCACGCCAGAATTTGTGCTAAGCAGGCTAGAGGGGGCGTATTTTGTCTCTCAAGCGGAGTTTAGCGAGATTATCGCTACTTCGCCTATCGCCAATATACAAGGCTATATAGCAGAGATAAAAGACGCTTCTATCAAGCGACAGCTAAATAAATTTGCTATGCTTATCGCGGATAAGACAGGCGATAGTGCGCTAAAGGGGATTGAGATTTTAGATGAGATAGAAAAAGGAATCTATGATATTTCCTCACAGGGTGCGGAAACTAGCTTTAGAGGGAGTAAAGAAGTCGTAGAGCATACTATCAATCTCATAAAAGAGCGCAAAGAGAGGGGAAATACCGTGCTTGTGGGGCTAAACACGGGATTTGCTAGGCTAAATCACTTCACGGCGGGGTTTAAAAAAGGCGAGCTAATCGTGCTAGGTGCTAGACCATCTATGGGCAAGACAGCACTTTGCTTAGCGTTTGTCCAAAGTGTGCTAAATAGTGGCAAAGGAGCTGCGATATTTAGCCTAGAAATGCCAGCAGAACAGCTAATGTTTAGAATGTTTGCCTCACTTTCAAACATTACCTTGCAGGATTTAATCATCGGCAAAATGAATGATAATGAGATGAGTGAATTTACCCGCATAGCTCAAAGTGTCTCACAAAAGCCACTATATATCGATGATAGCAGTGATTTGAGCATAGCGCAACTGCGCTCAAAACTTCGCAAACTAAAAAGCCAAGATGATAGTGTGTCTTTTGCGGTTATTGATTATTTGCAGCTTATGCGTGGGAGTGGCACAAGGAGGGGAGATGGCGCAAGGCAAGAGGAGATAAGCGAAATCTCACGCGGACTAAAAACACTTGCTAGGGATTTGGAAATCCCTATTTTGGCTCTATCTCAACTAAACCGCTCACTAGAATCTCGCGATGACAAACGCCCTATGCTTTCTGATTTGCGTGAGAGTGGGGCGATAGAGCAAGATGCGGATATTATTTTGTTTTTGTATAGGGAGTTTGTCTATGTAGATAGGGCACTGCGTGCCAAAATCGCTAAGGCAAGACAAGAGGGCAAAAAAGATGATGAAGTGCGCAAACTTGAGCAAGAGCGCAAGGAAAAGCGCGAAGAAAATGTCATAGAAACAGCTGAAATCATCATCGCCAAAAATCGCAATGGCGAGATTGACGAAGTCAAAGTGCAGTTTAACGCACCTTTTGTGAGGTTTGAAGATAGGGCAAGTGAGAGAGAAACCTCCTATCAACCTACAAATACCAAAATGGATTTGCCAGATAGCCCTGATAGTATTGATGTGGTGCAGATTTAG
- a CDS encoding UbiX family flavin prenyltransferase encodes MDFVPKRILPKRFILGISGASGVKLAKGFLRHIARDFEVHIIISKGALECAKYELKCNEDELKAYLLESCQTTSSQVKSTQKSSQTSQAKISQTKTNKAKSSNADSSQVWHSEIKSSEFMDFDSSRNLASQSLASKNSKVYIYEDSEIGAPVASGSFEAQAMAIIPTSMDCLAKIACGISDTLLTRAASVMIKERRTLLLAPREMPLNAIVCEQMQKLATLGVIIAPPIIAYYSYPKDLEEMENFIYGKWLDILGIPNELFTRWGEL; translated from the coding sequence ATGGATTTTGTGCCAAAAAGGATTTTGCCAAAGAGGTTTATTTTGGGGATTAGCGGGGCTAGTGGGGTAAAGCTAGCTAAGGGATTTTTGCGACATATTGCGAGAGATTTTGAGGTGCATATCATTATTTCAAAAGGTGCGCTAGAGTGCGCAAAATATGAGCTAAAATGCAATGAAGACGAGCTAAAAGCATATCTTTTGGAATCTTGTCAAACTACCTCTAGCCAAGTAAAATCTACTCAAAAATCAAGCCAAACAAGTCAAGCAAAAATAAGCCAAACAAAAACAAATAAAGCAAAATCTAGCAATGCAGATTCTAGCCAAGTGTGGCATAGTGAGATAAAATCTAGTGAATTTATGGATTTTGATTCTAGTCGAAATCTAGCTAGTCAAAGTCTTGCAAGTAAAAATAGCAAAGTCTATATTTATGAGGATAGTGAGATAGGTGCACCTGTGGCTTCTGGGAGCTTTGAAGCGCAAGCTATGGCGATAATCCCAACGAGTATGGATTGCTTGGCAAAAATCGCGTGTGGGATTAGCGATACGCTACTTACGCGCGCGGCAAGCGTGATGATAAAGGAGAGGCGCACACTATTGCTAGCACCGCGCGAAATGCCACTAAATGCGATAGTTTGCGAGCAAATGCAAAAGCTAGCCACACTTGGCGTTATCATCGCGCCACCTATCATCGCGTATTATAGCTATCCCAAAGACTTAGAGGAAATGGAAAACTTCATCTACGGTAAGTGGCTAGATATTTTAGGCATACCAAATGAGCTTTTTACCCGCTGGGGAGAGCTGTGA